A genomic stretch from Solanum stenotomum isolate F172 chromosome 8, ASM1918654v1, whole genome shotgun sequence includes:
- the LOC125873150 gene encoding nucleoside diphosphate kinase 2, chloroplastic-like, whose protein sequence is MEGLTIGGATPCVSSSLRRISSKTTNFASRLTPKAVKKHSLAAFQPAFHLFSTNVPKRHIKARIFLPHLVASMEEVEQTYIMIKPDGVQRGLVGEIISRFEKKGFKLTGLKLFQCPKELAEEHYKDLQSKPFFPKLIDYITSGPVVCMGWEGVGVVASARKLIGATNPLNAEPGTIRGDLAVQTGRNVVHGSDSPDNGKREIGLWFKEGELCAWTAVQEPWLVE, encoded by the exons ATGGAAGGTCTTACAATAGGTGGAGCAACTCCTTGTGTTTCTTCATCACTTCGTAGAATCTCTTCCAAAACAACCAATTTTGCCTCCAGACTTACCCCAAAAGCCGTCAAGAAGCACAGCCTAGCCGCATTTCAACCAGCATTTCATCTTTTCTCAACAAATGTCCCCAAAAGGCACATTAAAGCTCGTATATTCTTACCCCATTTGGTTGCTTCTATG GAAGAAGTGGAGCAGACTTATATCATGATTAAGCCTGATGGTGTTCAAAGAGGCCTT GTTGGAGAAATTATATCCAGATTTGAGAAAAAAGGGTTTAAGCTTACTGGATTAAAGCTTTTTCAGTGCCCCAAAGAATTAGCAGAG GAGCATTACAAGGATCTACAGTCCAAACCGTTCTTCCCCAAGCTGATTGACTACATTACATCTGGTCCGGTTGTCTGTATG GGTTGGGAGGGTGTTGGTGTTGTTGCTTCAGCACGTAAGCTAATAGGAGCAACTAATCCTCTTAATGCTGAGCCAGGCACAATTAGAGGAGACCTTGCTGTTCAAACTGGAAG AAATGTGGTACATGGAAGTGATAGCCCTGACAACGGCAAGCGTGAAATAG GTCTTTGGTTTAAAGAAGGTGAATTATGTGCATGGACAGCAGTTCAAGAACCTTGGTTGGTGGAATAA
- the LOC125873149 gene encoding GDP-mannose transporter GONST3-like → MSNDVEDPEGGNARTSLDASSPSPSYQPSWYSGLLEQASVYGIAAGYCLSASLLSIINKWAIMKFPYPGALTALQYFTSAAGVLMCGWLKLIEPDKLDLRTMWRFLPAAIIFYLSLFTNSELLLHANVDTFIVFRSAVPIFVAIGETLYLHQPWPAMKTWLSLGTIFAGSVLYVSTDYQFTLTAYSWALAYLVSMSIDFVYIKHVVMTIGLNTWGLVLYNNLEALLLFPIELLIMGELKKIKHEIEDESDWHSFQVVLPVALSCLFGLAISFFGFSCRRAISATGFTVLGIVNKLLTVVINLVIWDKHSKLIGTVGLLICMSGGVMYQQSTSNKPKDVKDVNPQVSAEEEEQQKLLEMQSNTHSSDSQKQDTESGDGKQ, encoded by the coding sequence ATGTCAAATGATGTGGAAGATCCTGAAGGTGGAAATGCCAGAACGTCTTTGGATGCTTCTTCACCGTCTCCCAGTTACCAACCAAGTTGGTATAGTGGCTTACTTGAGCAGGCATCCGTTTATGGTATAGCTGCAGGGTACTGTCTTTCAGCATCATTGCTGTCGATCATTAACAAGTGGGCCATAATGAAATTTCCTTACCCCGGAGCACTAACTGCATTGCAGTACTTCACAAGTGCAGCTGGAGTTCTCATGTGTGGATGGCTCAAGCTTATAGAACCCGATAAACTTGATCTTCGAACAATGTGGCGATTCCTACCTGCAGCAATTATATTCTACCTATCTCTTTTCACGAACAGTGAGCTTCTCCTCCATGCCAATGTTGATACTTTTATTGTCTTCAGATCAGCAGTCCCCATCTTTGTTGCAATAGGAGAGACCCTCTACTTGCACCAGCCATGGCCAGCAATGAAAACGTGGTTGTCACTTGGTACAATCTTTGCTGGTAGCGTGCTCTATGTCAGTACAGATTACCAGTTCACGCTTACAGCTTACAGCTGGGCCTTGGCCTATTTAGTGAGCATGTCTATTGATTTTGTTTACATCAAGCACGTGGTTATGACAATTGGTTTGAACACATGGGGTCTTGTTCTGTACAACAATCTTGAGGCTTTGTTGCTTTTTCCTATAGAGCTCCTTATCATGGGTGAATTGAAGAAGATTAAGCATGAAATTGAGGATGAGTCAGATTGGCACAGCTTTCAAGTGGTTTTACCAGTAGCCCTGTCGTGTTTGTTTGGTTTAGCCATCTCTTTCTTTGGATTTTCTTGTCGTAGAGCAATCTCTGCAACAGGATTTACTGTTCTTGGCATAGTTAATAAACTTTTGACAGTGGTGATAAATCTAGTCATATGGGATAAACACTCCAAACTTATTGGAACAGTGGGGCTGTTGATCTGCATGTCTGGTGGCGTTATGTACCAGCAGTCTACAAGCAACAAGCCTAAGGATGTGAAAGATGTAAATCCACAAGTATCTGCGGAGGAGGAGGAGCAACAGAAACTGCTTGAAATGCAAAGCAACACACACAGCAGTGACAGTCAGAAGCAAGATACAGAATCTGGAGACGGGAAACAGTAA